One Peromyscus leucopus breed LL Stock chromosome 6, UCI_PerLeu_2.1, whole genome shotgun sequence genomic region harbors:
- the LOC114698265 gene encoding dnaJ homolog subfamily B member 3-like isoform X2: MVNYYKVLGVPQNASSSDIKKAFHQLALQIHPDKNPGDKEAAEERFKQVSEAYHVLSDAKKRKDYDRSRWSRTRGEIRGDSHTRGEIRGDGHTRGEIRGDGHTRGEIRGDGHTRGEIRGDGHTSEDIRGDGRTKVELRGDARDKTHLEEELCFRRPRCTFQKVTEDEDLFSGDCWLTGPMAQSRRASPPFFSVTPIMDTGFSTFMSLGSKLSPCASETHVPYVSHGMGKFRLVTTCSWIVNGKRVVTKKVVENMRGPMKIENERLLHRNPSRDWKLMENPCS, translated from the exons ATGGTGAATTATTACAAAGTACTAGGGGTGCCTCAGAATGCCTCCTCCTCTGATATCAAGAAGGCTTTCCACCAGTTGGCTCTGCAAATACACCCAGACAAGAATCCAGGAGACAAGGAAGCAGCAGAGGAGAGATTCAAACAAGTATCAGAAGCCTATCATGTCTTATCTGATGCCAAGAAGCGAAAGGACTATGACAGGTCCAGATGGAGCCGAACCAGAGGAGAAATCAGAG GTGATAGCCATACCAGAGGAGAAATCAGAGGTGATGGCCATACCAGAGGAGAAATCAGAGGTGATGGCCATACCAGAGGAGAAATCAGAGGTGATGGCCATACCAGAGGAGAAATCAGAGGTGATGGCCATACCAGCGAAGACATCAGGGGTGATGGCCGTACCAAAGTGGAACTCAGAGGTGATGCCAGAGACAAAACCCATTTGGAGGAAGAACTGTGCTTTCGGAGGCCACGCTGCACCTTCCAGAAGGTCACTGAAGATGAAGACCTCTTTTCAGGAGACTGTTGGCTCACTGGTCCCATGGCTCAGTCCAGAAGAGCCTCTCCCCCCTTCTTTAGTGTCACCCCCATCATGGACACAGgattttctactttcatgtcccTAGGATCAAAATTGAGTCCTTGTGCCTCTGAGACACATGTACCATATGTAAGCCATGGAATGGGAAAGTTCAGACTGGTCACCACTTGTAGCTGGATAGTGAATGGTAAGAGAGTTGTCACAAAGAAAGTTGTAGAGAACATGAGAGGACCAATGAAAATAGAGAATGAACGCCTGTTGCATCGGAATCCTTCACGTGATTG GAAATTGATGGAAAATCCCTGCTCTTGA
- the LOC114698265 gene encoding dnaJ homolog subfamily B member 6-like isoform X1: MVNYYKVLGVPQNASSSDIKKAFHQLALQIHPDKNPGDKEAAEERFKQVSEAYHVLSDAKKRKDYDRSRWSRTRGEIRGDGHTRGEIRGDSHTRGEIRGDGHTRGEIRGDGHTRGEIRGDGHTRGEIRGDGHTSEDIRGDGRTKVELRGDARDKTHLEEELCFRRPRCTFQKVTEDEDLFSGDCWLTGPMAQSRRASPPFFSVTPIMDTGFSTFMSLGSKLSPCASETHVPYVSHGMGKFRLVTTCSWIVNGKRVVTKKVVENMRGPMKIENERLLHRNPSRDWKLMENPCS, translated from the exons ATGGTGAATTATTACAAAGTACTAGGGGTGCCTCAGAATGCCTCCTCCTCTGATATCAAGAAGGCTTTCCACCAGTTGGCTCTGCAAATACACCCAGACAAGAATCCAGGAGACAAGGAAGCAGCAGAGGAGAGATTCAAACAAGTATCAGAAGCCTATCATGTCTTATCTGATGCCAAGAAGCGAAAGGACTATGACAGGTCCAGATGGAGCCGAACCAGAGGAGAAATCAGAGGTGATGGCCATACCAGAGGAGAAATCAGAGGTGATAGCCATACCAGAGGAGAAATCAGAGGTGATGGCCATACCAGAGGAGAAATCAGAGGTGATGGCCATACCAGAGGAGAAATCAGAGGTGATGGCCATACCAGAGGAGAAATCAGAGGTGATGGCCATACCAGCGAAGACATCAGGGGTGATGGCCGTACCAAAGTGGAACTCAGAGGTGATGCCAGAGACAAAACCCATTTGGAGGAAGAACTGTGCTTTCGGAGGCCACGCTGCACCTTCCAGAAGGTCACTGAAGATGAAGACCTCTTTTCAGGAGACTGTTGGCTCACTGGTCCCATGGCTCAGTCCAGAAGAGCCTCTCCCCCCTTCTTTAGTGTCACCCCCATCATGGACACAGgattttctactttcatgtcccTAGGATCAAAATTGAGTCCTTGTGCCTCTGAGACACATGTACCATATGTAAGCCATGGAATGGGAAAGTTCAGACTGGTCACCACTTGTAGCTGGATAGTGAATGGTAAGAGAGTTGTCACAAAGAAAGTTGTAGAGAACATGAGAGGACCAATGAAAATAGAGAATGAACGCCTGTTGCATCGGAATCCTTCACGTGATTG GAAATTGATGGAAAATCCCTGCTCTTGA